A section of the Marinoscillum sp. 108 genome encodes:
- a CDS encoding DUF4105 domain-containing protein: MNHSPDMYWRLLVFSVLVLFFFKSEGREVEVSDQAEISIMTLGPYQEELYSAFGHSAIHFSDPERNIDWVFNYGVFDFDQENFYWNFARGRMLYKLGLSRYTPFKNHYARENRYIIEQRLNLTLAEKQAMVDFLTNNYKPENRDYYYNYVYDNCATKMYDVLVAVFPKQITFNADYVEDGKTIRDLMDDYLGDQPWGDWIIDIGLGMQIDKEATPREYMFLPDYIEASLSTASLRRDSLEVPLVGETVNVYVPTPEEQQESKFFTPFNFFVLVFFVVGFITNRDFKKEKRTKWLDPVVFTLAGLIGWWLVFLWWATEHLSKDNLNLLWAIPLHIPFAYLLGVRKLQPFLSKYFLVVSAGYLILLVIWSALPQPLHMALIPLILTMMLRGFYIHSDLQKQLRKANR, translated from the coding sequence ATGAATCATTCCCCGGATATGTATTGGAGACTCCTGGTTTTTTCCGTTCTAGTTTTGTTCTTTTTTAAAAGTGAGGGCCGGGAGGTAGAAGTATCCGACCAGGCAGAAATCAGCATCATGACCCTGGGCCCATACCAGGAAGAACTGTATTCGGCTTTTGGGCACAGCGCCATTCACTTTTCTGATCCTGAGCGCAACATCGACTGGGTATTCAACTATGGTGTTTTCGATTTCGATCAGGAGAATTTCTATTGGAATTTTGCCCGAGGCAGAATGCTCTACAAGCTGGGCCTTTCCAGGTATACTCCGTTCAAAAACCACTACGCAAGGGAAAACCGGTACATCATAGAGCAACGACTGAACCTCACTCTGGCTGAGAAACAGGCCATGGTGGATTTCCTTACCAACAACTACAAACCAGAAAACCGGGATTACTATTACAACTATGTATACGACAACTGTGCCACGAAGATGTATGATGTGCTGGTGGCGGTTTTTCCGAAGCAAATCACTTTCAATGCGGACTATGTGGAAGATGGAAAGACCATTCGGGACCTGATGGACGACTACCTGGGAGACCAGCCGTGGGGAGACTGGATCATCGATATTGGTCTGGGGATGCAGATTGATAAGGAAGCCACTCCCCGAGAATATATGTTTTTGCCCGATTATATAGAAGCCTCTTTGTCTACCGCTTCCCTCAGGAGGGATTCTCTGGAGGTGCCACTCGTCGGCGAAACGGTGAATGTGTATGTACCCACTCCGGAGGAGCAGCAGGAGAGCAAGTTTTTCACACCTTTCAATTTCTTCGTGCTTGTGTTTTTTGTAGTTGGCTTCATTACCAACAGAGATTTTAAGAAGGAGAAGCGCACCAAATGGTTAGATCCGGTGGTTTTCACGTTGGCAGGTTTGATTGGCTGGTGGCTGGTGTTTTTGTGGTGGGCCACCGAGCATCTTTCCAAAGACAATCTCAACCTACTTTGGGCCATTCCTCTTCATATTCCTTTTGCCTATTTATTGGGAGTCAGGAAACTTCAGCCATTTTTGAGCAAATACTTTCTGGTGGTTTCAGCTGGATATCTGATTTTGCTGGTGATCTGGTCAGCATTGCCTCAGCCACTTCATATGGCGCTCATTCCATTGATTCTGACCATGATGCTCAGAGGATTTTACATTCATTCAGACCTTCAGAAGCAGCTCAGAAAAGCCAATCGATAA
- a CDS encoding LysE family transporter: MSTQVFIIAFVVSYLGSIPPGTINITSMQLSVQNHRRAAFFFALAASITEFIYAGVTVRLQLFLSEKPFFTEYFQIITALAMLALGVANLLTKTNSQSLLSKTTTPKGRNGFKLGVILGVLNPLTIPFWLAVTAYLQNHRLISLSGVNFWLYLSGISIGTFALLLTVNRLGARFTNIADNQLLVHRLPGIIFILLGLYNFIDWLF; the protein is encoded by the coding sequence GTGAGTACTCAGGTCTTCATCATTGCCTTTGTGGTGAGCTATCTCGGGTCCATTCCCCCCGGCACCATCAACATCACCAGCATGCAGCTTTCGGTGCAAAACCACCGACGTGCGGCTTTCTTCTTTGCTTTAGCTGCGTCTATTACAGAGTTTATCTATGCTGGGGTGACTGTCCGCCTTCAGCTTTTCCTGAGTGAAAAACCCTTCTTTACAGAATACTTCCAGATTATCACAGCACTGGCGATGCTGGCCCTGGGTGTTGCCAATCTCCTCACCAAAACGAATAGTCAATCGCTGCTCTCCAAAACCACAACGCCGAAAGGCCGCAATGGCTTTAAACTCGGGGTGATCCTCGGGGTACTGAATCCGCTAACGATCCCCTTTTGGCTGGCGGTTACCGCCTACCTCCAGAATCATCGACTCATCTCATTGTCTGGTGTGAACTTCTGGCTGTATCTCAGCGGCATCTCCATCGGTACTTTTGCCCTTCTGCTCACGGTCAACCGGCTAGGTGCCCGATTTACCAACATTGCCGACAATCAGCTCCTGGTACACCGGCTACCAGGCATCATCTTCATCCTGTTAGGATTGTACAACTTTATCGATTGGCTTTTCTGA